In Verrucomicrobiia bacterium, a single genomic region encodes these proteins:
- a CDS encoding tetratricopeptide repeat protein, which produces MPDGFYSEEAHRFFQEAYEKQTQGKLDEAISLYQKSLEVLPTAEAYTFLGWAYSYQGRYDEAIEECQKAIDLDPDYGNPYNDIGAYLIEKGRPDDAVEWLEKAIQAKRYDSYCYPYYNLGRIWEKKGDWTRALECYQNALKSNAQYTLAEKACKRLQGLFN; this is translated from the coding sequence ATGCCGGACGGATTTTACAGCGAGGAAGCGCACCGCTTTTTCCAGGAAGCCTACGAGAAACAGACGCAGGGCAAGCTGGACGAGGCGATCTCCCTTTACCAGAAGTCGCTGGAAGTCCTGCCAACGGCCGAGGCGTATACGTTTCTCGGATGGGCTTACAGTTATCAGGGCCGGTACGATGAAGCCATCGAGGAATGCCAGAAGGCCATTGACCTGGATCCGGATTATGGAAATCCGTACAACGACATCGGCGCTTATTTAATAGAAAAGGGACGGCCGGACGACGCGGTCGAGTGGCTGGAAAAGGCCATCCAGGCCAAGCGTTATGATTCCTACTGCTATCCCTATTACAACTTGGGAAGAATCTGGGAGAAAAAAGGGGACTGGACAAGGGCGTTAGAATGTTACCAGAACGCCTTGAAGAGCAACGCGCAGTACACCCTCGCGGAAAAAGCCTGCAAGCGCCTGCAGGGACTTTTCAATTAA
- the ndhC gene encoding NADH-quinone oxidoreductase subunit A has product MLSDYAGILAMFLMAIGVSGLFIYLSQTLGPRKPNAAKNMPYECGKPPFELPTGRHAVKFYLVSILFVIFDIELIFLFPWAVNLHELGFGVFGAVLFFLAVFELGFVYAWKKGALKWT; this is encoded by the coding sequence ATGCTCAGTGACTACGCGGGAATCCTGGCGATGTTTCTCATGGCCATCGGGGTCTCCGGTCTTTTTATTTATTTATCGCAGACGCTCGGCCCCCGGAAACCGAACGCCGCCAAGAATATGCCTTACGAGTGCGGCAAGCCCCCGTTTGAGCTGCCTACGGGCCGGCATGCGGTGAAGTTTTACCTGGTCAGCATCCTGTTTGTGATTTTCGATATCGAACTTATTTTTCTGTTCCCGTGGGCGGTAAATCTCCACGAGCTCGGCTTCGGCGTTTTCGGGGCCGTTCTCTTTTTTCTCGCCGTCTTCGAGCTGGGATTTGTTTATGCGTGGAAAAAGGGAGCTTTGAAATGGACGTAA
- a CDS encoding NADH-quinone oxidoreductase subunit B has product MDVSQNARGGYLTSRLNDMIGWARKYSIFQYPFVTACCGMEYMATACSHYDVDRFGAGLPRFSPRQSDVLFVVGTISHKMAPVLKHIYDQMADPKWVVAFGVCTCTGGFYDNYATVMGIDTIIPVDVYIPGCPPRPENVLDGLMKLQDKIQAQKQEV; this is encoded by the coding sequence ATGGACGTAAGCCAGAACGCGCGCGGCGGCTATTTGACCTCGCGCCTCAACGACATGATCGGATGGGCGCGGAAATATTCCATTTTCCAGTACCCGTTCGTCACGGCCTGCTGCGGCATGGAATACATGGCGACCGCGTGCTCGCATTATGACGTGGACCGCTTCGGCGCGGGTCTGCCGCGCTTTTCGCCGCGTCAGTCGGACGTGCTCTTCGTCGTCGGCACGATTTCGCACAAAATGGCGCCCGTTCTCAAACACATCTACGACCAGATGGCCGACCCGAAATGGGTTGTGGCCTTCGGCGTGTGCACCTGCACGGGCGGCTTTTACGACAATTACGCGACCGTGATGGGCATCGATACGATTATCCCCGTCGACGTCTACATTCCCGGATGCCCTCCGCGTCCGGAAAACGTGCTCGACGGACTCATGAAATTGCAGGACAAAATACAGGCTCAGAAACAAGAAGTTTGA